The following proteins are encoded in a genomic region of Glycine soja cultivar W05 chromosome 17, ASM419377v2, whole genome shotgun sequence:
- the LOC114393928 gene encoding QWRF motif-containing protein 2-like, translating to MVAAISTAINPKRRQTPTPRRTPLLPSESDNALAPPRRPKAREVTSRYMSSSSSSSSSVSSPPRRCQSPLVVTRTVNSAKTKQTPTPTPTPTPFAKRSQSAERRRQGTPRPTTEAPAAQKVLFTSTRSLSVSFQGESFPIQVRTTKPPPPSQSFRKSTPERRKAATTTTPTPVRNGNSDHTENARSLDRHRWPAKSQYADSTARKQTDAPASVARSLQNVMADVRGSLDATTLRSESYKTNGSEFQHEAESIASDTESVTSGSSSGEGIRGSRGLVVPARFWQEHNNRLRRQTETPSSRNGVIGNKGTVSTPSPRLLVQKKTALDCPVSSPRGVLNSRALQGSPIRSAVRPASPSKLATPSLWSPSRGVSPSRAQNGVVSGLSSRFGGGSEPSVLSFAVDVSRGKVAENRIFDAHLLRLFHNRLLQWRFVNARADAALSAQTLNAEKSLYDAWIAMSNLRESVRAKRAEFQLLKQQFKLISILKDQMVYLEDWATLDRLYSSSLSGATEALRASTLRLPVVGGAKTDLLNLKDAISSAMDVMQAMASSICLLSPKVGQLNSLVVEVANLSAKERVLLEECRDLLSAITTMQVRECSLRTHVAQLKCQPRSTTVKVTSK from the exons ATGGTGGCTGCAATTTCTACGGCGATAAACCCCAAGCGACGGCAGACGCCAACTCCAAGAAGAACTCCTCTGTTACCTTCTGAATCGGACAATGCACTCGCTCCACCACGCAGGCCCAAAGCACGAGAAGTTACTTCTCGCTACATgtcttcttcttcgtcttcgtCTTCCTCTGTTTCGTCTCCTCCGAGACGATGCCAATCGCCGCTGGTGGTGACAAGGACGGTGAATTCCGCAAAAACGAAGCAAACGCCGACGCCGACTCCGACTCCGACGCCGTTTGCGAAGCGGTCACAGTCGGCGGAACGCCGGCGACAAGGAACTCCTCGACCTACGACGGAAGCTCCGGCGGCTCAGAAAGTGCTCTTCACTTCCACCAGGAGCTTGTCCGTCTCGTTCCAGGGCGAGTCGTTCCCGATCCAGGTTAGAACGACGAAACCGCCGCCGCCGTCACAGAGTTTCCGGAAGAGCACGCCTGAGAGGAGGAAGGCCGCGACAACGACGACGCCAACGCCGGTGAGAAACGGAAATTCGGATCACACCGAGAATGCGAGGTCATTAGATCGGCACCGGTGGCCGGCAAAATCGCAATATGCTGATTCCACCGCGCGAAAACAAACTGACGCGCCGGCGAGCGTGGCTAGGTCGTTGCAGAATGTCATGGCGGACGTTCGAGGTTCTCTCGACGCGACGACGTTGAGATCGGAGAGCTACAAAACTAACGGATCTGAGTTTCAGCACGAGGCTGAGTCTATTGCTTCTGATACCGAAAGCGTAACTTCTGGAAGTTCCTCTGGAGAAGGAATTCGAGGTTCTCGAGGACTCGTGGTTCCAGCGAGGTTCTGGCAAGAGCATAATAACCGTTTACGGCGCCAAACGGAAACTCCGTCTTCTAGAAACGGCGTAATTGGAAACAAAGGAACGGTTAGTACTCCTAGTCCTAGACTTCTGGTGCAGAAGAAAACGGCGTTGGATTGTCCTGTTTCGTCGCCACGTGGAGTTCTGAATAGCCGTGCTCTTCAAGGTTCTCCGATCCGTTCCGCGGTGCGTCCTGCGTCTCCGAGTAAGCTAGCGACGCCGTCACTGTGGTCTCCTTCGAGAGGAGTGAGTCCGTCACGAGCGCAAAACGGCGTCGTCAGTGGCTTGAGTAGTAGGTTCGGTGGTGGTAGTGAACCTTCTGTTTTGAGCTTCGCTGTTGATGTTTCGAGGGGGAAGGTAGCGGAGAACCGGATCTTTGATGCGCATTTATTGAGACTCTTCCATAACAGACTCCTTCAGTGGCGTTTTGTTAACGCCAGAGCTGATGCTGCTCTCTCTGCGCAGACATTGAATGCGGAg AAAAGCCTCTATGATGCATGGATTGCTATGTCGAATCTACGAGAATCCGTTAGAGCCAAAAGAGCAGAGTTTCAGTTGCTGAAGCAACAATTTAAGTTAATATCCATCCTGAAGGATCAA ATGGTATATTTGGAAGATTGGGCTACTTTGGATCGGTTGTACTCTAGTTCACTTTCAGGAGCTACTGAAGCCCTAAGGGCTAGCACTCTTCGACTTCCTGTTGTTGGTGGGGCCAAG ACAGATTTGCTAAATTTGAAGGATGCAATTAGCTCAGCAATGGATGTGATGCAGGCAATGGCATCCTCCATATGCCTATTGTCACCAAAG GTTGGGCAATTAAATTCGCTGGTTGTTGAAGTTGCCAACTTAAGTGCGAAGGAGCGTGTTTTGCTTGAAGAGTGCAGAGACCTTTTGTCAGCGATTACAACTATGCAG GTTAGAGAGTGTAGCCTGAGAACGCATGTTGCTCAACTGAAATGCCAACCCAGAAGTACTACAGTGAAAGTAACAAGCAAATAA
- the LOC114392829 gene encoding uncharacterized protein LOC114392829 produces the protein MKMVSGFFVLLLVVGATLSFLNFLSPTSASWFPDFIATNCDDKATSIAVSRKLKENGSGTIKSSSYNKDDIGQVTLDDYNPIDPVPSSSKASINPGPIEHGTPLNPYIIPKPSPPNHPKPGDSN, from the exons ATGAAGATGGTTTCTGGCTTCTTTGTTTTGCTCTTGGTGGTTGGAGCAACTCTGTCGTTCCTTAACTTCTTAAGTCCCACTTCTGCCTCATGGTTTCCCG ATTTCATTGCTACCAACTGTGATGATAAAGCCACATCGATTGCAGTAAGCAGGAAACTTAAG GAAAATGGCAGTGGTACTATCAAAAGCAGCTCTTACAATAAGGATGATATAGGTCAAGTGACTCTGGATGATTACAATCCCATTGATCCAGTGCCAAGTTCATCAAAGGCATCTATAAATCCAGGACCTATTGAGCATGGAACCCCTCTTAATCCATATATTATCCCAAAACCTTCACCTCCTAATCATCCTAAGCCTGGAGATTCTAACTAA